The sequence AGCTGGTGATCGTCACCTTGTTGGTCTGGCCGGGGGCGGCCGTGTAGTCGATCGCCTGGTCACTCGCGTTGTACGCGGCGGTCGCCGACGGTGTGGCGGCGCCGGCCGGACCTGCGGCGAGGAGCGGGGCGGCCAGACCGGTACCGAGCGTGAGGGTCAGCGCCGACGCGGTACGGAGGGCCCGGCGGCCGGAGAAGGGGGAGGACATGGTCACAACCTCACTGAAGGGTAGGGGACTTACGGATGCATAGGACTCCGGGTGTCGGGGGTTGGTTGTATGCGGGTGGGTTCGGAATATGCGGACGGGGTCCGCGCTCCGGCGGGGAACATGCCGTTGAACTGGGGTGTTGTGCTGGGCATCCGCGGGGCGGAGTATTCCATTAAGCCCTGATTCAGCGGGAATTCATGCGGGCGGAAACGGTGGAGGGCGTGAATTCCCTTGTGGGTGAAGGGTTTTGGCGGGCGCATTCCGCGGACATCGGGTGCGGGCGGAGGGCGACGCGGCGGCCTTCCGGGGGTGGTGACAGCCGGTCACCGCGAGGTGTCCGGTTCGCGGTTTCTGAGACGACGGGGCCGACCCTCGCCGACCTCGCAGGCATCGCCGACGGCAGCGCGAAGGGGCCGCGACGTCGTGGACGTCGGGGCCCCTGCCGTGTCCGGCGGGCCGGGCGCTCGCCGGCCGGGCGGTTCCCGGGTGGCTGTCGCGGGGTTACCGGGTGGGGACGCCGGCGAGTACCTCGGCCGCGGCCACACCGGACGCCGCGGTGGCGCCGTGCGTGAAGACCCGGACCGCACCGGCCCCGGAGTCGTCCGGCAGCCCCATCTCGACCACGACCGCGTCCGGACGTGCCTCGGTGAGGTCGGTCAGGGCCTTGCCCATCCACTTGTTGCGCGCCGCGTCCCGGACGACGACGACCAGCGGGCGGCCGGCGGCGGGCGCGAGGGCGTGCTCGTCGAGGACCGCGGGGTGGTCGGTCAGCTGCTGCGGGTGCACCCGGACGAAGGTGGTTCCGGGCAGGCGCTCGCGCAGCGGTACGGCGACGCCCCAGGGGGTCTCCTTGCCGATCGCCAGGTTGGTGGACGGCACCAGCTCCACCACGTGCGGCGCGGCGGGCAGCGGCAGCGCCGTGTCCGCGGGACCGCTGACCCGTATCGCGCGCCGGGCGGCGGTGAAGCCGATGTCGCCGCTGACCGGGTCGACCGGCACCGCGCGGGCCAGTCCGCTCGACCAGTCGGCGAACTCCCGTACCCGCCGCGACGCTTCGGCCAGCCGGGCCTCGGTCAGACCGCCGGAGCGGACGGCACCGGTGAGCGCACCGGCGAGCAGCTCGAAGGTGTCCTCGCCGGCGTGCTCCCCGCCGACGCAGATGGCGTCGGCACCGGCCGCGATCGCCCGTACCGTGGCGCCGTCGATGCCGTACCGGTCGGTGACCGCGCCCATCTCGATCGCGTCGGTGACGATCAGGCCGTCGAAGCCGAGTTCCTTGCGGAGCAGGCCGTCCAGGATGCGGCTGCTGAGGGTGGCCGGGACGTGCGGGTCGTAGGCCGGCACCAGCAGGTGCCCGCTCATCACCGCGCGCACGCCCGCCTCGATCGCGGCCCGGAACGGCGGCAGCGCCTGCGCGGCGATGGTGTCGAGGTCCGCGTCGTAACTGGGCAGGCCGTGGTGGGAGTCGACGGCGACGTCGCCGTGCCCGGGGAAGTGCTTGGCGCAGGCGGCGACGCCGCCCGACTGGAGGCCGCGGACCCAGGCGGCGGCATGCCGGGCCACCCGGTCGGGTTCGACGCCGAAGGACCTGACCCCGATGATCGGGTTGTCCGGGTTGGAGTTGACGTCCACGCTGGGCGCGTAGTCGAGGCTCACCCCGGCGGCGTGCAACTCGCGGGCCAGGTCGCGGGAGACGGCCTCGGTCAGCGTGACGTCGTCGACCGCGCCGAGCGCGAAGCTGCCCGGCCGGGTGGAGCCGGTGGACGACTCGATCCGGGTGACGTCGCCCGCCTCCTCGTCGATCGCGATGATCAACGACGCGTTCTCCGCGCGTAGTTGGGCGGTCAACCGGGCGACCTGCTGGGGCGAGGCGATATTGCGGGAGAAGAGCACGACGGATGACAGACCGTCAGCGATGGCCCGCAGCACCCAGTCCGGTGCCTCCGTGCCGACGAATCCCGGCTGGAGGACGGAGAGCGCGAGAGCTCGCAACTCGTTGCTCTGCTTGCTGGTGGACACCAACTTGCTGGCGGACATCAACGGGGCCTTTCCGTGGGGCCGACGCACTGACCGCATCCGGCGGTGATTGGTACAGACCAACGGATACTGACTCAGGCTGCTCAGGGGTGTCAAGGCGACTGTCGCCCACGGTTGCAACTACTCGTGGTGCGGAGGTAATTGCGGAACGCGACGAAAGTGCTGGTGGGACGCGGTGGTTCACCAAGTGGTCATTTGACAGCGCCAGTTGGTCTAGTCCAACTTAGGAGAGCGCGAGTTCAGCGAGCGACAGTCGTGGCGTGAGTGACGGCAGATGCGCACGTTGACCGGCGGAGCCCAGCAGGACCACCCGGTGCATCGGGTGGACCCCGAGCCCGACGGCCAGGCATCTGTCGGTAGCGGGCGTCGATATCCGTTGCCGCCCCCCAACCCGCTGAGCCCGCACAGTCGACAGGTCCGCACGCCCAACCCCCCTCGCGCGGCGGACCGCTCAAGAACATTCCACCCTTGGAGCGACTGTTTTGTTGGCGCCTCAGAGCCCTTACCGGGCCGCATCGGAGTTCCCGTACTACAGCCCGGACGGCGAGAGCTATCTCTCCCCGGTACCGCTGCGGGACCTGCGCAAGACGCAAAAGCTTCGCGTGCTGTCGGAAGAGGACTTCGCCTTCTGGCAGAAGTACGGCTATGTGGTGGTCGAGCAGGCGATACCCGCGACCGCCGCACAGGAACTGCTCGACTTCGCCTGGGACTTCCAGGGCCTCGACCCCGCCCGGCCGGAAACCTGGTACGAGGAGCGGGAGTTCCGCACCGACCTCGAACGCGAGCTGCACATCTACGGCTTCGTCGAGGCGTACCACCACCAGCTCATCTGGAACAGCCGGCAGGCGCAGCGGGTCTACGACGCGTTCGTCGACGTCTGGGACTGCGAGGAGCTGTGGGTCACCCAGGACCGGCTCAACCTCAACCCGCCGAACATCAAGAACCGCGACCGCGCGCTGATCGCGCCCACCGAGCGCGGCTTCGACATCCGGCTGCACTGGGACATCGACAGCACCCTCGACGTGCTGCCGCAGCGGGTCCAGGGGATCATCGCGCTCGCCGACACCAAGCCGGACATGGGCGGCTTCCAGTGCTGCCCCGAGCTCTTCCACCGGTTCGAGGAGTGGAAGACGACGCAGCCGCAGGACCGTGACCCGATCCGCCCCGCCATCGACACCGACGAGTTCCCGATCGTCCGCCCGGACCTGCGCGCCGGGGACCTGCTGATCTGGAACGGCTCGCTGGCGCACGGCGTCGCGCCCAACACCTCCACCGACTGGGTGCGGTCCGCGCAGTACCTGTCGATGATGCCCGCGCTGGAGTCGCACGAGGAACTGCGCCGCTCCCGCGTCGAGTCCTGGCGCACGCTCGGCACGCCGGAGTGGAACAAGACGCTCGTCGGCGACGCGACCAGGCACGAGTCGCTCCGCTACGACACCGCCGAGCTCACCGAACTCGGCGAGAAGCTGCTCGGCCTGCGGTCCTGGCACCCGCAGGGCGCCGACACCGCGGCCCGCCAGGACGCCCAGCCGGCGGCCGGAGAGTAGCGATGCGCCGAATCTGCCTTGCACTTCCCACCAACAGGTCCTGCCTGCCGGCGATTTCCGCGCTGCACGACGAAGCGGTCTACGCCGTCTCGCACTTCGACGTCGAGGTGCACCTGCTGGTCCTCGACTCCTGCGGGCCGGCGGCGTCCGAGCAGCACGCGGCCGCCGTCCGCGCGCTGCCCGCGACGCCCGGCGTCGTCGCGCACCACCTCGACGAGGCGGCGCAGCGGGACTTCCTGCGCCGGGCGATCGACGAATCGGGCGTGGAGAAGGCCGAGTTGGTACTCGACCTGATGCTTCCGCAGGCCGTTTCCTACGGTGCCTGCACCAACCGCGCGTTCCTGGTCGCGGCCGCGCTCGGCTGCGAGTCGGTGCACCGGCGGGACTCCGACAGCAGGTACCAGGTCGTCGCGGGTGAAGCCGGGCGGGCCGTCGCCGCCGGGCAGTCCGTGCCGGCGGGGTCGTCCGTGGCCGCCGGGTCGTCCGGGCCGGCAGGGCAGGCCGTCGCGGACAGACCGGTCGGGGGGACGTCCCCGGCCGGGGACACCGCGCGGACCGTCTTCCCGATCCACCACGAACTGCTCGCGCTCGGCCGGCCCGCGGGCGACGTGGCCGCGGACGTGACCGAGACGGACCTGGACGCCGAGCACGCGGGCAAGCCCGTCTCGATGGTGGGGAGTTCCTTCGTCGGCGAGATGTCCGTGGACATCGAGGAGATGCGCCGGCTCGACCCCGGCGCCTACCACGACGTGGTCGGCCTGTGGGCGCCCTTCGACTGGTCGGCCGAGCAGAAGCGGGAGTTCGCCGACGACTCCTTCCGCGGCGCCGGCACTGAACCGTTCCATTACGACCACTCCACGCTGACGCACGTGGACCCCATGCGGGTCGACATGTGCAACATCGCCTTCCACGGCGTGCACGAGTCGGTGCCGCTGCTGCCGGCGACCGACACCATCGGCAGCGACTACTTCCTCATCCACCTGGTGCACGACGCGACGCTGCCCGGGGTGCTGCACAACCGGAACATCGTGAACTTCTACACCCCGGAGCGCAGGACCGGCCCCGGATTCACCGCGTACCAGCTGCGGTTCGCCAAGTTCTTCCTGTCGATGCTCTACCTGAACTTCGTCTACGACCGGATGG comes from Streptomyces sp. NBC_00448 and encodes:
- a CDS encoding phytanoyl-CoA dioxygenase family protein, producing MAPQSPYRAASEFPYYSPDGESYLSPVPLRDLRKTQKLRVLSEEDFAFWQKYGYVVVEQAIPATAAQELLDFAWDFQGLDPARPETWYEEREFRTDLERELHIYGFVEAYHHQLIWNSRQAQRVYDAFVDVWDCEELWVTQDRLNLNPPNIKNRDRALIAPTERGFDIRLHWDIDSTLDVLPQRVQGIIALADTKPDMGGFQCCPELFHRFEEWKTTQPQDRDPIRPAIDTDEFPIVRPDLRAGDLLIWNGSLAHGVAPNTSTDWVRSAQYLSMMPALESHEELRRSRVESWRTLGTPEWNKTLVGDATRHESLRYDTAELTELGEKLLGLRSWHPQGADTAARQDAQPAAGE
- a CDS encoding glycoside hydrolase family 3 protein; the protein is MSTSKQSNELRALALSVLQPGFVGTEAPDWVLRAIADGLSSVVLFSRNIASPQQVARLTAQLRAENASLIIAIDEEAGDVTRIESSTGSTRPGSFALGAVDDVTLTEAVSRDLARELHAAGVSLDYAPSVDVNSNPDNPIIGVRSFGVEPDRVARHAAAWVRGLQSGGVAACAKHFPGHGDVAVDSHHGLPSYDADLDTIAAQALPPFRAAIEAGVRAVMSGHLLVPAYDPHVPATLSSRILDGLLRKELGFDGLIVTDAIEMGAVTDRYGIDGATVRAIAAGADAICVGGEHAGEDTFELLAGALTGAVRSGGLTEARLAEASRRVREFADWSSGLARAVPVDPVSGDIGFTAARRAIRVSGPADTALPLPAAPHVVELVPSTNLAIGKETPWGVAVPLRERLPGTTFVRVHPQQLTDHPAVLDEHALAPAAGRPLVVVVRDAARNKWMGKALTDLTEARPDAVVVEMGLPDDSGAGAVRVFTHGATAASGVAAAEVLAGVPTR
- a CDS encoding DUF6271 family protein — translated: MRRICLALPTNRSCLPAISALHDEAVYAVSHFDVEVHLLVLDSCGPAASEQHAAAVRALPATPGVVAHHLDEAAQRDFLRRAIDESGVEKAELVLDLMLPQAVSYGACTNRAFLVAAALGCESVHRRDSDSRYQVVAGEAGRAVAAGQSVPAGSSVAAGSSGPAGQAVADRPVGGTSPAGDTARTVFPIHHELLALGRPAGDVAADVTETDLDAEHAGKPVSMVGSSFVGEMSVDIEEMRRLDPGAYHDVVGLWAPFDWSAEQKREFADDSFRGAGTEPFHYDHSTLTHVDPMRVDMCNIAFHGVHESVPLLPATDTIGSDYFLIHLVHDATLPGVLHNRNIVNFYTPERRTGPGFTAYQLRFAKFFLSMLYLNFVYDRMERAGASLLDERNQVRTDTVVELLWESSRLDQAENVQRLDVLDDAYRRLGGKYAEFADLLAGSRERLLDEARRDIEEFAVLTEVWPALVGGARATDLGLLQRQPDRRP